A portion of the Bubalus kerabau isolate K-KA32 ecotype Philippines breed swamp buffalo chromosome 1, PCC_UOA_SB_1v2, whole genome shotgun sequence genome contains these proteins:
- the LOC129641393 gene encoding NKG2-A/NKG2-B type II integral membrane protein-like: protein MNNQGATYEELKGVKNSKRQKRKPKVSKSSISMTEQELTYVELNLQNAPQNLHGNDKNYRSKGSSSPPEKFIAGILGIICLVLMSTVVTVITVTPSTVIQEQNSSSPITRLQKECHCGHCPKDWLTYSNNCYYTSLEKKSWNESLISCATKNSTLLYIDNAEETKFLMSLSIISWIQVSREGRGRPWKWLNGSTCKLQIADNLPGEHNCAVQSLWGIGAEDCQFPNAYHCKHKLEN from the exons ATGAATAACCAAGGAGCAACCTATGAAGAACTGAAGGGAGTCAAGAACTCaaagaggcagaaaagaaaaccTAAGGTTTCTAAAAGTTCCATTTCAATGACTGAGCAGGAATTAACATATGTAGAATTAAATCTTCAAAATGCTCCTCAGAATCTTCATGGGAACGACAAGAATTACCGCTCCAAAG GTTCATCATCACCTCCAGAGAAGTTCATTGCTGGGATCCTGGGAATCATCTGCCTCGTCTTGATGTCCACTGTGGTGACAGTGATCACTGTTACTCCCT CTACTGTAATACAGGAACAGAATTCCTCCTCTCCCATAACAAGACTCCAGAAAG AATGTCATTGTGGTCATTGTCCAAAAGACTGGCTTACATATTCCAACAACTGCTATTATActagtttggaaaaaaaatcgTGGAATGAGAGTTTGATATCCTGTGCTACTAAGAATTCTACTCTGCTTTATATAGATAATGCAGAGGAAACG AAGTTTCTGATGTCCCTATCAATTATATCATGGATTCAAGTCTCTCGTGAAGGCCGCGGTCGTCCTTGGAAGTGGCTAAATGGTTCAACTTGCAAACTACA GATAGCAGACAATTTACCTGGTGAACATAACTGTGCTGTACAATCTTTATGGGGCATTGGAGCAGAAGACTGTCAGTTTCCAAATGCATATCATTGCAAGCACAAGCTTGAGAATTAA